The window CCGTGACCGAGCAGCGCATCGAATGGCTGGAGGCGCAGGTCGCCGAGCTGCAGCAGCAGATCGACTTCCTGGAAAGGCTGCTGCAGGAGCGGCACGAAGCAAAGGCTGCATTCGAGCCGTGAAGCTCATGTCTCCTGCCGCAGGTACATCAGCGAGCCGGGCGTCGTCAGCACCTCGCCCGTCTCGAGAAGGGTCTTGAGCCCCGACAGCACCATCGGCCAGCCGCCCCACAGCTCGTCGAGCACATCCTCCGGAAGCTGGTCATGCGTCACCGTCAGCCGGCAGGAGTCGCCCACCGGCTCGATCTCCCACGTGACCCGTGACGTTCCCTGCGCCTTCGCCTCCTCGCTCCAGACCGCGCGGAAGCTCTGCACCAGCCGGCGCGGTGGATCGACCTCCAGGTTCTCCCCTTCGCTGATCCGCATGCCCGGCCCCACCGTCTCCTCCCCCGCAATGCTCTCCCAGCTCGATCCCGCCTCCCAGGTCGACTCCGTGCCGACGCCGAAGCTGTACTTCCGCCGCAGCTCCGGATTCGTGATCGCCTCCCACAGTCGCTCCGGCGTCGTGCGGATGTAGATCTCGAAGATCTTCTCCATGCTCCCCTCCTCCAGGCGTTGCTTCAGCTCGCTGAGCCCCGCGGCCCAGCGCTCTGCATACTTGCTCACCCACCGGTCATGGATGAGCCGGATCGGCACCGCGTTCAGGAAGTGCAGCTTCTCCCGACCGCGCCGCCGCGTGACCACCAGCCCTGCCTCCTCCAGCACCCGCAGGTGCTTCATCACACCGAACCGGGTCATCGTCACGCGCGACTCCAGCTCGCCCAGCGTCTGCCCGTCGCGCTGGTAAAGCGCATCCAGCAGCAGCCGGCGTGTCGGATCCGCGAGTGCCCTGAAGACATCGTCCATGAGCGGAATATGTGACCAATCGGTCACCTATGTCAACCGGTGGGTAGGGGTGCGAACGGCGGGCTGACGGAAGTTGGAAACGATTGGCGCAGTTCGGGGGTCCGGCGTTCCGGCGCGCAAGTTGCTCCGGTGGGGCGCGCGGACGCGAGAAACAGGCTATAATTGACGTACTCGCTCACAATCCGGGGGATTTTGCTAATGGAAGCAGCACTGCCTCTGATCATCCAGGGCGGCATGGGGATCGGCGTTTCGAACTGGAAGCTCGCGCGCGCGGTGTCGATGCGCGGGCACCTGGGCGTCGTCTCCGGCACCTGCATCGATTCCGTGCTCGTGCGGCGACTGCAGGACGGCCTGGACGCACTCGACATTCGTGGCGCGATGGATCGGTTTCCGCTGCCGGACGTGAGCATGCGGACACTGAAGTCGTACTTCCTTGCGGACGGCCGTCCCGAAGGTGTGCCGTACAAGCTGCTTCCGATGTGGCGGGAGAAGGTGAGCAAGGCGCGCGAGCAGATCACGATGCTTGCGAGCTTCGTGGAAGTGCACCTGGCGAAGCGGGATCATGATGGCCTGGTCGGCATCAACCTGCTGACCAAGGTGCAGATGCCGAACCTGGCGACGCTGTACGGCGCGATGCTGGCCGGTGTCGATTACGTACTGATGGGTGCGGGCATCCCGCGTGAGATCCCGGGTGTGCTGGACGCGATGGCGCGCGGCGAGCTGGCGAGCATGCGCTTCGACGTCGAGGGGCTGGCTGCGGGCGAGACGCGCAACCTGACCTTCGATCCGGCGGAGCACTTCGACGGCAACCCGCCGATGCTGAAGCGCCCGAAGTTTCTGCCGATCGTCGCGGCGAGCTCGCTGGCGACGATGCTGCTGCGCAAGTCGACGGGCGAGATCGACGGGTTCGTGGTCGAGGGTCCGACCGCGGGTGGTCACAATGCGCCACCGCGTGGCAAGCTGGCGGTCGATGAGACGGGTGAGCCGATGTACGGCCCGCGCGACGTCGTCGATCCCGCGGAGATGAAGGCGCTGGGCAAGCCGTTCTGGATGGCTGGCGGCACGGGCTCGCCCGAGGCCGTTCAGCAGGCGGTCGACGCGGGAGCTGCGGGCGTGCAGGTCGGTACGCTGTTCGCGTTCTGCGAGGAGAGTGGTCTCGCAGACAACCTGAAGAGCTCCGCGCTCGCGCAGGTCCGGGGTGGTGAGGTGGATGTGAAGACGGACCTGCGGGCGTCGCCGACGGGTTTCCCGTTCAAGGTGCTGAACCTGCCGGGCACCAACGCGATCACGGAGCAGTACGAGC is drawn from Longimicrobiales bacterium and contains these coding sequences:
- a CDS encoding metalloregulator ArsR/SmtB family transcription factor: MTDWSHIPLMDDVFRALADPTRRLLLDALYQRDGQTLGELESRVTMTRFGVMKHLRVLEEAGLVVTRRRGREKLHFLNAVPIRLIHDRWVSKYAERWAAGLSELKQRLEEGSMEKIFEIYIRTTPERLWEAITNPELRRKYSFGVGTESTWEAGSSWESIAGEETVGPGMRISEGENLEVDPPRRLVQSFRAVWSEEAKAQGTSRVTWEIEPVGDSCRLTVTHDQLPEDVLDELWGGWPMVLSGLKTLLETGEVLTTPGSLMYLRQET
- a CDS encoding nitronate monooxygenase, coding for MEAALPLIIQGGMGIGVSNWKLARAVSMRGHLGVVSGTCIDSVLVRRLQDGLDALDIRGAMDRFPLPDVSMRTLKSYFLADGRPEGVPYKLLPMWREKVSKAREQITMLASFVEVHLAKRDHDGLVGINLLTKVQMPNLATLYGAMLAGVDYVLMGAGIPREIPGVLDAMARGELASMRFDVEGLAAGETRNLTFDPAEHFDGNPPMLKRPKFLPIVAASSLATMLLRKSTGEIDGFVVEGPTAGGHNAPPRGKLAVDETGEPMYGPRDVVDPAEMKALGKPFWMAGGTGSPEAVQQAVDAGAAGVQVGTLFAFCEESGLADNLKSSALAQVRGGEVDVKTDLRASPTGFPFKVLNLPGTNAITEQYEQRTRICDLGYLRTAYKREDGRIDYRCPAEPKKDWIRKGGAPEDAEGRKCLCNGLMANIELPQTREEGDERALLTTGNELANMRPFLGDRTSYSADDVIDYLTELVGDRRADAAYASGSSVSARAAEIVAS